In Microbacterium sp. AB, a single genomic region encodes these proteins:
- a CDS encoding FAD-dependent monooxygenase, whose protein sequence is MVIATPSHHEHASDVVRFPLETPPDSVDVLVVGAGPAGLAAALELRQFGLRVAVVDRAVDAPLIRAGAMGHTSRVAELFRRWGVLHDIRQSWTVPPEWHTGHELVTSLTGHRLRGSRPRSFAGVAIGSPSAEEAIRRPQTVLQAAFLRKLAQLGVPVSGGWAWEGFAESGDDAVSTVRHVGSGESRPIRSRYIVAADGSKSTVRRAAGIEREGAYATHRQIRFVVRVHGDYPPAIGPFPSATNIVANQHYSGFLAALNERDWRVYAGPYGVDALPGTAELEAIAKHAFGAELDLEVVAVHPFYPSKRIATGFRRRRVLLVGDAAHVRAPGGNLGEGLGDVANLGWKLAAVVKGIADDALLDSYDQERRPHNHRIGDHASARAAGSASNLAAARELGFPDDADATPAASRRRLQIAQILRRGAGPAPGVVFDERYDRSDAIWYEPDQHASEEPWSPHVYRDVSLPGHRAPDGVIDPFGTRLYDRITTRPLLLVSDPSAGSEVQGFIDAAAGRDLPLDVVYLFDDAARELYTEPLTLIRPDHHVAWHGLDDAPGAVLDTLLGTHRRRHAHAARAGAASSIEGDPQVAV, encoded by the coding sequence ATGGTCATCGCCACCCCTTCTCACCACGAGCACGCAAGCGACGTCGTCCGGTTCCCCCTGGAGACGCCGCCCGATTCGGTCGACGTGCTCGTCGTCGGCGCGGGCCCGGCCGGACTGGCGGCCGCGCTCGAGCTGCGGCAGTTCGGGCTGCGCGTCGCCGTGGTCGACCGCGCCGTCGATGCACCGCTCATACGAGCCGGTGCGATGGGGCACACGAGTCGCGTGGCAGAGCTGTTCCGACGCTGGGGCGTCCTGCACGACATACGTCAGTCGTGGACGGTGCCGCCGGAATGGCACACCGGGCACGAGCTCGTCACATCTCTCACGGGGCACCGTCTGAGAGGATCCCGCCCCCGGTCGTTCGCCGGTGTCGCCATCGGCTCCCCCAGCGCGGAAGAGGCCATACGCCGGCCTCAGACGGTCCTGCAGGCCGCGTTCCTCCGCAAGCTCGCGCAACTCGGCGTGCCGGTCTCAGGGGGCTGGGCGTGGGAGGGCTTCGCGGAGTCCGGCGACGATGCGGTCAGCACGGTCCGGCACGTCGGATCCGGGGAGTCCCGGCCGATCCGCTCCCGGTACATCGTCGCCGCCGATGGCTCGAAGAGCACCGTCAGGCGGGCTGCGGGGATCGAGCGCGAGGGCGCATATGCGACCCATCGTCAGATTCGCTTCGTCGTCCGCGTGCACGGGGACTACCCGCCGGCGATCGGGCCGTTCCCCAGCGCGACGAACATCGTCGCGAATCAGCACTACAGCGGCTTCCTCGCCGCGCTGAACGAGCGCGACTGGCGAGTCTACGCGGGCCCCTACGGAGTGGATGCGCTGCCGGGGACCGCCGAGCTCGAAGCGATCGCGAAGCACGCGTTCGGCGCCGAGCTCGACCTCGAGGTCGTGGCCGTGCATCCGTTCTACCCGAGCAAGCGCATCGCCACCGGCTTCCGCCGACGAAGGGTGCTCCTCGTCGGCGATGCCGCGCATGTCCGGGCGCCCGGGGGCAACCTCGGCGAAGGGCTGGGCGATGTGGCGAATCTCGGGTGGAAGCTCGCCGCGGTCGTCAAGGGAATCGCCGACGACGCTCTGCTGGACTCCTACGACCAGGAGCGTCGCCCGCACAATCACCGCATCGGCGATCATGCGAGCGCACGCGCAGCTGGCAGCGCATCCAACCTCGCCGCGGCGCGCGAGCTCGGGTTTCCCGACGACGCGGACGCCACTCCAGCGGCCAGCCGCCGTCGGCTGCAGATCGCGCAGATCCTGCGACGAGGGGCCGGGCCGGCCCCCGGGGTCGTCTTCGACGAGCGGTACGACCGGTCGGACGCGATCTGGTACGAGCCCGACCAGCATGCCAGCGAAGAGCCGTGGAGCCCGCACGTCTACCGTGACGTCTCTCTCCCGGGGCATCGCGCACCCGACGGAGTGATCGACCCCTTCGGCACGCGCCTCTACGACCGCATCACGACTCGTCCCCTGCTGCTCGTCAGCGATCCCTCCGCCGGGTCCGAGGTGCAGGGCTTCATCGATGCGGCCGCAGGACGCGACCTTCCGCTCGACGTCGTCTACCTCTTCGACGATGCGGCACGCGAGCTCTATACCGAGCCCCTCACCCTCATCCGCCCCGACCACCACGTGGCCTGGCACGGTCTCGACGACGCTCCGGGTGCCGTGCTCGACACGCTGCTCGGCACGCATCGCCGCCGTCACGCCCACGCGGCACGCGCCGGCGCCGCATCGTCAATCGAAGGCGACCCGCAAGTCGCCGTGTGA
- a CDS encoding ABC transporter ATP-binding protein, with the protein MADAGAPLLDVQGLDVHFGSGAARKHVIKEASLRVEAGESVGVIGETGSGKSTIARAVLGLVKPSSGVVRIEGTDVTGFDSRRWRGFRRRGAVQYVFQDPLRSLDPDLTVGASIAEPLRLRGGLSSAEISSRVDEHLSRMKLDADFANRFPAELSGGQRQRVAVARALVTEPELLILDEPVSALDSANRVQVLHLLEELRRSDVALVFISHDLGSVAGITDRTIVLYRGTIVEDAPTEQIINRPTHPYTRLLIGSAPTLRGAAIDRSERDELRAALARHTVG; encoded by the coding sequence GTGGCTGACGCCGGAGCGCCGCTGCTCGACGTGCAGGGCCTCGACGTGCACTTCGGAAGCGGAGCCGCCCGCAAGCACGTGATCAAAGAGGCGTCGCTGCGCGTCGAAGCCGGCGAGTCGGTCGGCGTGATCGGGGAGACCGGCTCAGGGAAGTCCACGATCGCCCGCGCGGTTCTCGGCCTCGTCAAGCCGTCGAGCGGGGTCGTCCGTATCGAGGGCACGGATGTGACCGGCTTCGACTCCCGTCGCTGGCGGGGGTTCCGTCGCCGCGGCGCAGTCCAGTACGTGTTCCAGGACCCGCTGCGCAGCCTCGACCCCGATCTCACCGTCGGGGCATCGATCGCCGAACCGCTGCGGCTCAGGGGCGGTCTCTCGTCCGCGGAGATCTCCAGCCGAGTCGACGAGCACCTCTCCCGGATGAAGCTCGACGCCGACTTCGCGAACCGCTTCCCCGCGGAGCTCTCGGGAGGGCAGCGGCAACGCGTCGCGGTGGCACGAGCGCTGGTCACCGAGCCGGAACTGCTCATCCTCGACGAACCCGTGAGCGCCCTCGACTCGGCGAACCGCGTGCAGGTGCTGCACCTGCTCGAAGAGCTGCGCCGCAGCGACGTCGCCCTCGTGTTCATCTCGCACGATCTCGGGTCGGTGGCCGGGATCACCGACCGAACCATCGTGCTCTACCGGGGAACGATCGTCGAGGACGCGCCGACCGAGCAGATCATCAACCGCCCGACACATCCCTATACGCGGTTGCTCATCGGGTCGGCACCGACCCTGCGCGGTGCCGCGATCGACCGCTCAGAGCGTGACGAGCTGCGCGCCGCACTCGCCCGGCACACGGTCGGCTGA
- a CDS encoding ABC transporter ATP-binding protein, with protein sequence MSEPLLVIDDLHLRNRLSGAETVAGVSASLERGKVLGVVGESGSGKTLTCRAVLGILPDVFAISRGRIDLFGQDASALSPRSWQSLRGSRIAAVFQDPGSYLNPSIKVGRQIEEVVRVKGGLRGNAAKARVLELFETVHLREVEYVYQQYTHELSGGMLQRVLIAGAIALEPEILIADEATTALDVTVQAEILDLLVELKERIGLALLVVSHDLAVVAQLCDDVIVLKDGRVVEQGPASQILFAPTHEYTKLLIDEHELYGLDRFLTATGADRG encoded by the coding sequence ATGAGCGAACCGCTCCTCGTCATCGACGACCTCCACCTGCGCAATCGACTCTCCGGCGCCGAGACCGTCGCCGGAGTGTCCGCGTCGCTCGAGCGCGGAAAGGTGCTGGGAGTCGTCGGCGAGTCCGGTAGCGGCAAGACCCTCACCTGCCGCGCCGTGCTCGGCATCCTCCCCGACGTGTTCGCGATCTCCCGCGGCCGAATCGATCTGTTCGGGCAGGACGCGAGCGCGCTCTCGCCGAGGTCGTGGCAGTCGCTCCGCGGGAGCCGAATCGCTGCGGTGTTCCAGGATCCCGGCTCATATCTCAACCCGTCGATCAAGGTGGGGAGGCAGATCGAGGAGGTCGTCAGGGTCAAGGGCGGGCTCCGGGGGAACGCGGCGAAGGCCAGGGTGCTCGAACTGTTCGAGACGGTCCATCTGCGCGAGGTCGAGTACGTGTATCAGCAGTACACCCATGAACTCTCCGGCGGCATGCTGCAGCGCGTGCTCATCGCCGGGGCGATCGCGCTCGAACCGGAGATCCTGATCGCCGACGAGGCCACGACGGCGCTGGATGTGACCGTGCAGGCCGAGATCCTCGATCTGCTCGTCGAGTTGAAGGAACGCATCGGGCTCGCGCTCCTCGTCGTCTCTCACGACCTGGCCGTCGTCGCGCAGCTGTGCGACGACGTGATCGTGCTCAAGGACGGGCGGGTGGTGGAACAGGGCCCGGCGTCTCAGATCCTGTTCGCGCCCACCCACGAGTACACGAAGCTGCTCATCGACGAGCACGAGCTGTACGGGCTCGATCGCTTCCTCACCGCGACCGGAGCCGACCGTGGCTGA